The nucleotide window ATGTCATGGAGGCAGTGCGGGACATCCGGTCAGTGGCCTCGCTGTCGTCGATCGGGGGCTAGGACAGCCCACTCGTGGTGGACCCCACGGCGTCCCATTGACCCCCTCCTCCTCGGCTCCAAGGTTCCTTCATTCCGAGGCTCTGCTTGCCGTCGCTCAGAACCGCTGGCTCCACATCTACGACAACCAGGGCATCGAGCTGCACTGCGTCCGCCGCTGTGACCGAGTGACGTGCCTGGAGTTCCTGCCCTTCCATTTCCTCCTGGCCACGGCTGTGAGTGCCCGTGGAGCCCGGGCCCGGGGCAGCCCTGGGAAGGGCCTGTGAGAGGGCAGATGGAGGACCATCaggactcctctctctctctctctctcagtcagaGACAGGGTTTCTGACCTACCTGGATGTGTCGGTGGGGAAGATCGTGGCCGCTCTGAACGCCCGGGCTGGGCGGCTCCGCGTCATGGCTCAGAACCCTTACAATGCCGTCATCCACCTTGGGCACAGCAACGGTCAGTCCCCGGCTCCGCCGCAACGTCTCCCGTAGGGTTGCTAGCTTCAGGCTTGGGTTTGCGTTAGTAACTTCGGCTCTCCCCTCTCATTTCCAGGCACGGTGTCTTTATGGAGTCCGGCCATGAAGGAGCCCCTGGTGAAGATTCTCTGCCACCGTGGTGGCGTCCAGGCTGTGGCAGTAGATGCCACAGGCACGTAAGTTAGTGATTGGGGACAAAGGGTTGGGGCTCACAGGGGCAAGGTCTGAGAGATACCTTTAGAAGCACAGGTGCTATGGCCAGGCCACCTGGGTTTCAATTCTAGTGTGCCCACTGCCTGGCCAGGCACACCTCTGGGTGCTAGAATTTTCCAACCCTGGCTCAAGGGCAGGAAAAACCTTCTTTGAAGAGGTAGATGGTAAATGTTATAGACTTTGCTGGCCAGGAGGCAAAATGAAGGGTattatgtagattttttttttttttgaaagagttagagagggaagagagacaaagatcttccatctgctggttttctatccaaatggctataacagctggggctgggccaggctgaggccaggagcttcatctgggtttcttatgtgggtggcaggagcccaagtgcttgggccatcttctgctgctttcctagatgtattagcagggagctggatagaagtggagcagccaggacttgaactggtacccgcaggggatgctagcattggaggtcgtggcttaacccactgcaccacaatactagcCCCTAAAGGTACTTAaattacaagaaagaaaataagttatcacaaaatattttctcctaagatttattttcttatttatttgaaaggcagagcagtggagacagggagagagtgagcgagctctttcatccactggttccctcccacgaatgccgcaacagccaaggctgtatcaggtggaagccaggagcctggaactccatccaggcctcccacatggctggcaggggcccaagcacgtgagctatcattgctgcctcccagggtgtgttagcagaaagctgaattggaagtgtggCAGTTGGAACTGGAATCAGGCATCCTGCTCTGCAATGTGGCATCCCAGGGGATGGCGTAACCGACTGTCCCACCCGCCCCATCACAGCATTTAAAATGGTGAACTTAAAAATGTAATGATTATGGTATTCTTGTAATACAGGTCCGCTAATGGGAAGAACTGAGTTACTCTTTCTGAAAATAACATTTTGCTTAATTGAGGTTCAAGGTTAGTGTTCCAGACTATGAAAGTTGAGTGTTCATCTGTTAATGCTGACCTGTAGAGACTTTACATATGTTATCTTTTGGACCTTTTTCATATGTtcgttttttaagatttatttatttgaaaggcagagtgacagagagagacagagacagaggtcctctatccactggttcactctccaggtggttGCGACAGTCGAGGCTGGGcagacctaagccaggatcctgaaacctcatccagttctcccacatgggcacaggggcccaagaacttggggccatcttcctctgctttcccaggtgcactagcagggagctggatcagaagtggagcagcaggaactcaaactggcatacATATGAAATGCTGGCCTGATAAAATGGCTTACCCTTTGTGCCATAACACTGACCCCATATTTCAACTTTAaatttaaaggtttgtttatttgaaagagtgacagggggctggcactgtggtgcagcaggttaaagccccggtctgcagcactggcatcccatatgggcactagttcgagtcccagctgctcctcttccaatccagatctttgctgtggcctgggaaagcagcagaggatggcccaagtgcttgggcccttgcacttatgtaggagacctgggagaagctcctggctcctggctttggcctggtccagccccagtcattgcggtcatttggggagtgaaccagtggatggaagaccttctctgtctgtctgtctctacctctctctgtaactacctttcaaataaatcttaaaaaaaaaagagaagagacagagaccttccatctgctgcttcactccccaaatggctgtgatggctagggctgggccaggacaaagccaggagcttcatctgggtctcccacgtaggtgtaggagtccaagcatttgggtcatcttttgctttcccaggcacattggcatgtaacaggatcagaagtggagcagccaggacttgaaccagagcctatataagatgggcattgcaggcaatgacttaacccactatacgaCTCCATCGGCCCCcatagtttatctttttttttttttttttttttgacaggcagagtggacagtgagagagagagacagagagaaaggtcttcctttttgcagttggttcaccctccaatggccgccgtggccagcgcgctgcggccggtgcaccgcactgatccaatggcaggagccaggtgcttctcctggtctccagtggggtgcagggcccaagtacttgggccatcctccactgcactcccgggccacagcagagagctggcctggaagaggggcaaccagcaaagaatccggcaccccgaccggaactagaacccagtgtgcccgcgccacaaggtggaggattagcctagtgagccgcagcgccggcccccatagtTTATCTTTGCAAATGTCTTTTCACACAGATAGGTAAGGAGGTCGGTGGTATGTGACATACTCTGAGTGCTGTCAAGGTTTAGCACTGGTCGTGCTTCcagtcccagcctctgcctcgTGCACCCTGATCATGACTTACATCTGTAGGTCCCGGAATCCCATgtcggagagctggattgagttctgggctcctggcctcagcctggcccagccctggctgttgctggcatttagggagtgaatcggGGTGGGAGTTCTGTCGGTCTCTGCAGTTCTGCCTGGTGAAGTGAGGGTGGGCTGGTGAGCCTGCTGTGGACTCCTCGCTGGAGAGGCCAACTGCTCTGCACTGCTGTCCTGATTCCTTCCACCTGCCAGGCAGTCACTGGCGTCTGCTTCAGGCTGGGTTCTGTGTCGAGGTCCTGAGGATGACCATGATTCGTTGAGGCTGCCCTAGTGTGGTGTTCCAGTtatgctgccttttttttaaaaaaaaaaaaaagattttatttatttacttgagaggtagttatagacagacagagggagagacaggagagagagaaaggtcttccatcggctggttcactcctcaaatggccataattgccagagctgggccaatctaaagccaggagccaggagtttgttccaggtcgcccacgtgagtgcagggcccaagcacttgggccatcctccgctgctttcccaggccaccgcagagagctggatgggaagagggaagaggaacagctgagacttgaaccaccacccatatgggatgccagtgccacaggtggaggcttagcccactacaccacagtgccggcccccagttaCGCTTTTTATACAAAACCAGGTGACCTTAATTTATAGGGATGATTGGCCAGTTGATCCATTTCATTTCcacctagttctttttttttttttttttttttttttaagtgcaatattatttacttgagagaaagagcaagaacgGTTAACTCCCCAAACGCCCTCAATGGCTAGATCTGGCCattgccaaagctgggagctgggaagtcaatccagatctcccacatggagggcaggaaCCCACCTTcttgagccatcaacactgcctcaCAGGGCccgacaggaagctggagttaggaaccagaacCAGGAATTCAGCCCAGTGTGAGAAGCCGGCATCATCCCTTCCTGCTCAGTCGTTATCTGTCGTCCCCGATGGAGTGTGTCCAGCACTGGAGAGGTCTTCCCACTCCCAGGACTCCTGTAGCTGCCCGACCCCCAGAATTTCTCTTTCCTGCAGCTGGCCCCGTGGCAGCCCCGTGGCTCCTGCGTTCTTCAGCCTTCAGGACTCGCAGGAATCGAGGGCGCTGTTTCCTGAGTGTTTTCTGGGTCCGCAGGCAGTGATACTTTGGGGGAGTGCTTCTTTGACTATCCATGGTCACCTCTGGGATTCGGGCTGCTCTTGCTCAGGGTTCCCTCCCAGGtcagctcctctccctccttgAAATCTCCCATGGGCATGAACCTTACAGCCGGTTTCCAGCCCCAGGTCTTCCTAGCATTGTCCGGGCGCTGTTGTCACATGATCTTTCCTGTAAAATGCTTTCATTGTGTACCTGCTGCTCAGGAATCTTCTATAATATGTATAGAATATTTAagggtttttgttattttttaaaaaatatttattatttattttatttgacagatagagttagagagagacagaaaggtcttccttccgtttggtttaccccccaaatggccgctatggccggagctacaccgatctgaagccaggagccaggtgcttcctcctggtctcccatgtgggtgcaggggcccaagcacttgggccatcctccactgccttcccgggccacagcagagagctggactggaagaggaacaaccgggactagaacccggtgcccatatgggatgccgacgccacaggcagaggattaaccaagtgagccatggcaccggccaatatttatttatttatttgaaggagttaaagagagtttccatctgctagttcacttcccaagtggctgcaatggccagggctgagccaggtcgaagccaggagccaggagcttcgtctgggtctcccactaaggtggcaggggcccaagtacttgggctattgtCCGTTGTTTTTCCCAGGACATTTGCAGGGAGTTAGATAGGAGGTAGacctgctgggacttgaaccagtgcccatataggatgctggcatcacaggtgacggctttacccactacactacaatgccagcccctgtttgttCTTAAACTCTGTTAAAGAAAATTAGTGAGCAAGTGCACCTGGAAATGGAAAACCCAGTGGTCACCAACTTATGCCTTTGGGATGCTCGGACCCCCTGGGCCTTGCATAGTTGTAGCTTTGTGGCCAAGTAATTTGGCTCTACCCTGTTTTTACTCCCCTGTCGGCAGTGGGATGGCCCTGAGAAGGTGGCATTGTCTGCTCAAGGCTTCCTGCGATCTATGAGTCCCTGGGCCTATGCTGTCATTTGTCCCACAGGCCGCCTGGGTCAGCCACTCCTCTGCCGCAGCCTTAGGCACTTAGTTCACTGAAGCCCAGGATTTGCTCATACCAACACCCTGGTGCAGTAGCTCTGGTCCTCAGGCACCCATGCTCATCTTGTCCTCCTCAGCTCTGCAGACAGGCTATGGGGACACCAGGGACAAAGCTGAGCATCTTCCTCCTGCAGCTTTGTGGAGTCTTGCGTTAGGATTGGACTGGATTCTCAATGCTGTATTGCCTCTTGCAAGTCTAGTACAGCAGTGAGGCCTGGACTCCTGGCCTAGTGTTTACCCAGGTTtgctgggcagaggggagctgCGTGTGCTCAGGGGCCGTAGGTAATTCCTGCTGCAGACGGCCTTTGTCTCTGGCCGAGTCAGGGCCCTGGTTATCTTGTCAGAAGTGTCCCCCTGGGCCTGTGTTGGGCTCCCTCACTGGCTGAATCTCTACTCATAGGACTGCTTTAGTTCCCTCCTGGGCTCACAACCAGGGTGAAAAAGAGACTCCTGTGTTCTGCAAACATGTCCCCTTCAGCCTCGCTCTctgagaaactgggacagaaacccAGCCTCCTCAAGGAAGCAACAGAAGCAGCGCGGGCAGGGTGGGAATCTGCTCCCTGACCTTGTGctttctctgggctcctggcttccacctggcccagccttggctgctgtgggcatctggggagtgacccagtgggtggaaaatccctgtctcctgcctttcaagtagataaaagcaaacttcttcttcttttttttttttttttttttttttgacaggcagagtggacagagagagagcaaaaggtcttccttttgccattggttcaccctctaatggccgccacggctggtgcgctgcggccagcgcatcgcgctgatccgaagccagaagccaggtgcttctcctggtctcccaaaaagcaaacattttaaaaaataaacagaaaacacagGCCTGAGTTGAATTCCAGCCCCACATTCACTCAGATTTGCTTGCTCTGTGCCTCAGACTCCTCACTGTGACAGGGAAATCCGCAGAGGGGTGGTGTGCAGCAGCTtctgctgccacttggggtgaCCCCAATCCTGCCGGGGGGCCTAGTGTGTGTCCCagcttccccacttccaatccagcgtcctgctaaggCATGTGGGAGGTAGCAAATGACAGGTACTTCCTCCCCCAACCTCTACCGCCCCAACCCAGCCGGAGTgcctagggagtgagccagagaatggaagatcttcctcttgTCTCCCTCTGTGACTGTATCtttcaaagaagcaaataaatctttaaaaagtaagtcAGAATGTGTGAAGCTGAGTTGAGATGCTGTTGGTGCGTCTAATATGACGGTAGCGGTAGTAGTTAGTATCAGTCTCCTCTCCACGCAGATCTGACATCTAGACGTAGCCACAAGCCTGCTTAGTAACCCAGCGCGCCgattccccttcccctcccaggtACATGGCCACCTCCGGCCTAGACCACCAGCTGAAGATCTTTGACCTGCGGGGGACATTCCAGCCTCTGAGTGCTCGGACGCtgccccagggagcagggcacCTGACCTTCTCCCAGCGAGGACTGCTGGCTGCGGGAATGGGCGACGTTGTCAGCATCTGGGCCGGGCAGGGCAAGGCCAGCCTGCCCTCCCTAGAGAAGCCCTACCTCACCCACCGGCTCGCAGGCCATGCCCATGGCCTTCAGTTCTGCCCCTTTGAAGATGTTCTGGGAGTGGGACACAGTGGGGGCATCACTAGCATGCTGGTCCCCGGTGAGTGGCCAGGGAACGGGGCAGTCAGTGAACTCCAGGTGGGAATCAGTGGGTCCTTGATGGCAGGAGCAAGGGGCTTGGCTGGCTGGAGCTATAGGCGTTTCTCCTCACGGCTCCGTGCTCCTCTCTTCAGGGGCTGCTGAGCCCAACTTTGATGGTCTGGAGAGTAACCCGTACCGGAGCCGGAAGCAGCGCCAGGAGTGGGAGGTGAAGGCCTTGCTGGAGAAGGTGAGCTGCTCCCTGCTGGAGGCGTCTGTGCGCACTTCGGGGCTGGGAAGAGTGGGGCTCAGCTGCATCCCTGGCTTCTGTCCCTCTGGTGCCACCCCCAGGTTCCTGCAGAGCTCATCTGTTTGGACCCACGAGCCCTGGCCGAAGTGGACGTCATCTCTCTGGAGCAGGAAAAGAAGGAGCGGATAGAGAGGCTGGTATGGAGCAGACCCCCAGCACCCAGAGTGTCTCACTCCCACTTCCTCATTCCACCATGGCCTGCCCCCAGAAGTGTGGTGTGCTGGGGTGTGTGTTTCCTGCCAGTTCCCTGACCCTGGCGCTGTTGGGATTTCACTTCTGTCCCCATAGGGCTATGACCCCGAGGCCAAGGCTCCCTTCCAGCCAAAGCCAAAGCAGAAGGGCCGCAGCTCCACAGCGAACGTggtgaagagaaagaagaaggtcATGGACAAGGAGCACAGGGTAACAGCCCTGGCAGGGCGGACTGCACCTCCTGCACGTGGCCCTGGCCTTCCAGCCGGCCGCTTTTCACCACGCCGCTGTCTTCCTCTTATCTGTCCCCAGGACAAGGTCCGGCAGAGCCtcgagcagcagcagcagcagcagcagcagcagcagcaggagaagcCCAAGCCCACGGGGGCCCGGCCATCTGCCCTGGACAGATTCGTGCACTGAGCCGGGCTCTGGCTTGGCTGGGAACAACCATCTTTCACCAAGATCACCTGTATGGAAATGACGATTTCTTGGAATATCAGGGCAaggtgggagggggcagtgtGCCCCCTTCCTGGGGTGGGCTGGTATTAAAGAGGAAAGTGGTTTATTTTTTGGATAATACATCTGGATCATCCTGTGGACCTGCTCCCTACCCTGCATGGGCCTGTTCTAGGATCAGCAGGGTCATAGGGCCCTGCCTCCATCTCTCCCCTATCCCTGTGGTTGCTGTGGCcttagctttgctttttttttttttttttttttttttaaatttgaaaggcagagttacaaagaaaacaagagagaaatctcccatttgctgggtcaTTCCTCAGTGGCCACtataaccagggctggaccaggctgaagccagacgccaagtctcccat belongs to Oryctolagus cuniculus chromosome 5, mOryCun1.1, whole genome shotgun sequence and includes:
- the WDR46 gene encoding WD repeat-containing protein 46, with translation METVPKASQDAPPKKDKPQAKRKKPRRYWEVDTTPSATGASPGPPPKKKRNRELRPQRPKNTQVTKKSRISKKTLVARKSRGPKKPEPQRSLSGAQDPFPGPAPVPVEAARKFRRIDKSKKLPPSKSKTRSRLEAAEAEEEETSVQAARSELLLAEEPGFLEGEDGEDTAKIRQADIVEAVDIASAAKHFDLNLRQFGPYRLHYSRTGRHLALGGRRGHVAAFDWVTKKLMCEINVMEAVRDIRFLHSEALLAVAQNRWLHIYDNQGIELHCVRRCDRVTCLEFLPFHFLLATASETGFLTYLDVSVGKIVAALNARAGRLRVMAQNPYNAVIHLGHSNGTVSLWSPAMKEPLVKILCHRGGVQAVAVDATGTYMATSGLDHQLKIFDLRGTFQPLSARTLPQGAGHLTFSQRGLLAAGMGDVVSIWAGQGKASLPSLEKPYLTHRLAGHAHGLQFCPFEDVLGVGHSGGITSMLVPGAAEPNFDGLESNPYRSRKQRQEWEVKALLEKVPAELICLDPRALAEVDVISLEQEKKERIERLGYDPEAKAPFQPKPKQKGRSSTANVVKRKKKVMDKEHRDKVRQSLEQQQQQQQQQQQEKPKPTGARPSALDRFVH